A region from the Pseudomonas cucumis genome encodes:
- a CDS encoding alpha-ketoacid dehydrogenase subunit beta, with protein MARKISYQQAINEALAQEMRRDPSVFIMGEDVAGGAGAPGENDAWGGVLGVTKGLYHQFPGRVLDTPLSELGYVGAAVGAATCGVRPVCELMFVDFAGCCLDQILNQAAKFRYMFGGKASTPLVIRTMVGAGLRAAAQHSQMLTSLWTHIPGLKVVCPSSPYDAKGLLIQAIRDNDPVIFCEHKLLYSMQGEVPEELYTIPFGEANFLRDGKDVTLVSYGRTVNTAMDAARSLAGRGIDCEVIDLRTTSPLDEDSILESVEKTGRLVVIDEANPRCSMATDISALVAQKAFASLKAPIEMVTAPHTPVPFSDALEDLYIPDAAKIENAVLKLIEWSKRS; from the coding sequence ATGGCGAGAAAAATCAGTTATCAGCAGGCAATCAACGAAGCCCTGGCCCAGGAAATGCGCCGCGACCCCAGCGTGTTCATCATGGGGGAAGACGTCGCTGGCGGTGCCGGTGCTCCCGGTGAAAATGACGCCTGGGGCGGCGTGCTGGGCGTGACCAAGGGCCTCTATCACCAATTTCCCGGACGCGTGCTGGACACGCCGCTGTCGGAGTTGGGTTATGTCGGTGCCGCAGTCGGCGCAGCGACCTGTGGCGTGCGCCCGGTGTGTGAATTGATGTTTGTCGACTTTGCCGGTTGCTGTCTGGACCAGATCCTCAATCAGGCGGCCAAGTTTCGCTACATGTTCGGTGGCAAGGCCTCCACCCCATTGGTGATTCGCACCATGGTCGGCGCGGGCCTGCGGGCAGCTGCCCAACACTCGCAAATGCTCACATCGCTGTGGACCCACATTCCCGGGCTGAAAGTCGTCTGCCCGTCGTCACCTTATGACGCCAAGGGCCTGTTGATCCAGGCTATCCGCGACAACGACCCGGTGATTTTCTGCGAACACAAACTGCTCTACAGCATGCAGGGCGAGGTGCCGGAAGAGCTCTATACCATCCCGTTCGGCGAAGCCAACTTCCTGCGCGATGGCAAGGACGTGACCCTGGTCTCCTACGGGCGCACGGTCAATACAGCGATGGACGCAGCCCGCAGCCTGGCGGGGCGAGGCATTGACTGCGAGGTCATCGACCTGCGCACCACCAGCCCGCTGGACGAAGACAGCATTCTCGAAAGCGTGGAAAAGACCGGGCGCCTGGTGGTGATCGACGAGGCCAACCCGCGTTGTTCCATGGCCACCGACATCTCGGCCCTGGTGGCGCAAAAAGCGTTCGCCTCGCTCAAGGCGCCCATCGAGATGGTCACTGCGCCGCACACGCCGGTGCCATTCTCCGACGCCCTGGAAGACCTCTATATCCCTGACGCGGCGAAGATCGAAAATGCCGTGCTCAAATTGATCGAGTGGAGCAAGCGTTCATGA
- a CDS encoding thiamine pyrophosphate-dependent dehydrogenase E1 component subunit alpha: protein MSTQLTADQLLHAYRVMRTIRVFEERLHVEFATGEIPGFVHLYAGEEASAAGVMAHLGDDDCIASNHRGHGHCIAKGVDVHGMMAEIYGKKTGVCQGKGGSMHIADFEKGMLGANGIVGAGAPLVVGAALAAKLKGTDGVAVVFFGDGGSNEGAVFEAMNMASVWNLPCLFIAENNGYAEATASNWSVACDHIADRAAGFGMPGVTVDGFDFFAVHEAAGAAVERARAGEGPSLIEVKLTRYYGHFEGDAQTYRAPDEVKYFREHNDCLMQFRERTTRTGLIDASQLDQIDGEVDLLIENAVRKAKSDPKPSAADLLTDVYVSYP from the coding sequence ATGTCGACACAGCTGACCGCTGATCAATTGCTGCATGCCTATCGGGTGATGCGCACTATCCGCGTCTTTGAAGAACGCCTGCACGTGGAGTTCGCCACCGGCGAGATTCCCGGTTTCGTCCATCTTTATGCCGGTGAAGAGGCCTCGGCCGCCGGTGTCATGGCTCACCTGGGGGATGACGATTGCATCGCGTCCAACCACCGTGGCCACGGTCACTGCATCGCCAAGGGCGTTGATGTGCACGGGATGATGGCCGAAATCTACGGTAAGAAAACCGGGGTCTGTCAGGGCAAGGGCGGCTCCATGCACATTGCCGATTTCGAGAAGGGCATGCTCGGAGCCAACGGCATCGTCGGAGCCGGCGCACCGTTGGTTGTAGGGGCGGCGCTGGCAGCCAAGCTCAAGGGGACCGACGGCGTCGCCGTGGTGTTCTTTGGCGACGGTGGTTCCAATGAAGGCGCGGTGTTCGAAGCGATGAACATGGCCTCGGTGTGGAACCTGCCGTGCCTGTTCATTGCCGAGAACAACGGTTATGCCGAGGCCACGGCCTCCAACTGGTCCGTGGCTTGCGATCACATCGCCGACCGCGCAGCCGGCTTCGGCATGCCCGGGGTCACCGTCGACGGTTTTGACTTTTTTGCTGTTCACGAAGCCGCCGGTGCCGCCGTGGAGCGGGCCCGCGCCGGTGAAGGACCGTCGCTGATCGAGGTCAAGCTGACCCGCTACTACGGCCACTTCGAGGGCGATGCCCAGACCTATCGGGCACCGGACGAGGTCAAGTATTTCCGCGAGCACAACGACTGCCTGATGCAGTTTCGCGAACGCACCACCCGGACCGGTTTGATTGATGCCAGCCAGTTGGACCAGATCGATGGCGAAGTGGACCTGCTGATCGAAAATGCCGTGCGCAAGGCCAAATCCGACCCCAAGCCGAGCGCGGCCGACCTGCTCACCGACGTCTACGTTTCCTATCCCTGA
- a CDS encoding ATP-NAD kinase family protein, with product MSRLPLTVGIIANPASGRDVRRLTANAGLFSSTDKVSVIQRLLAAFGATGVERVLMPTDMTGIAAAVLKNSHGRQARDSHWPTLEFLDLTLRQSVADTRQAARWMAERGVSLIAVLGGDGTHKAVAAEVGDIPLLTLSTGTNNAFPELREATSAGLAGGLFASGRIPPEIALRRNKRLLVRIPSRDLCEVALVDVAVSSLPFIGARAISRGIDLAEVFVTFAEPQSIGISALCGLWFPVSRQAPNGAWMRLDPQSPEALLVPLAPGLLQGCGVLAAASLEPGVAHRLCLSSGTLALDGEREIEFNADDLPTVTLDSGGPLSIDVNAALAYAAQERLLAIGREHPQHPLNLAL from the coding sequence GTGAGTCGCTTGCCCCTGACCGTCGGCATCATTGCCAACCCGGCGTCCGGCCGGGACGTACGGCGCCTGACGGCGAATGCCGGGCTGTTTTCCAGCACCGACAAGGTCTCGGTGATCCAACGGCTGCTGGCGGCTTTTGGCGCCACCGGTGTCGAGCGGGTGCTGATGCCCACCGACATGACCGGCATCGCCGCCGCGGTGTTGAAGAACAGTCATGGCCGCCAGGCGCGTGACAGCCACTGGCCAACCCTGGAGTTCCTCGACCTTACCTTGCGCCAGAGCGTGGCGGACACTCGCCAGGCTGCGCGCTGGATGGCCGAACGCGGCGTGTCGCTGATCGCCGTACTTGGCGGTGACGGTACCCACAAAGCGGTGGCTGCAGAAGTCGGCGACATTCCGCTGCTGACCCTGTCGACGGGGACCAACAATGCCTTCCCGGAGCTGCGAGAAGCCACTAGCGCCGGGCTGGCCGGCGGGCTATTCGCCAGTGGCCGGATCCCGCCCGAAATTGCCTTGCGCCGCAACAAACGCCTGCTGGTGCGGATTCCGAGCCGCGACCTGTGCGAAGTGGCTTTGGTGGACGTGGCGGTGTCCTCGCTGCCCTTTATCGGCGCCCGGGCAATCAGCCGTGGGATCGATTTGGCCGAGGTGTTTGTAACCTTCGCGGAACCGCAGTCCATTGGCATCTCGGCCCTCTGTGGCTTGTGGTTTCCGGTATCGCGCCAAGCCCCCAATGGCGCCTGGATGCGCCTTGACCCGCAATCCCCCGAAGCGTTGCTGGTGCCCCTGGCGCCCGGCCTGTTGCAAGGCTGCGGGGTACTCGCGGCCGCGAGCCTTGAACCCGGCGTTGCCCATCGTCTGTGCCTGAGCAGCGGCACCCTGGCCCTGGATGGCGAACGGGAAATCGAATTCAACGCCGATGACTTGCCCACCGTCACCCTGGATTCCGGCGGCCCGCTGAGCATCGATGTCAATGCGGCGCTGGCCTATGCCGCGCAAGAGCGGCTGCTGGCCATCGGTCGAGAACACCCGCAACACCCTTTGAACCTTGCACTTTGA
- a CDS encoding sigma-54-dependent Fis family transcriptional regulator, whose product MLSAHSKAHVDCVSRVLKNAAHLPQLPVSDLILDSWRRSMEQHHLDPGSLQGPRILSQNVLQECRERSELFLRIASEEVARLHGRVRDADYCVLLTDAQGQTIDYRVETSIRNDCRKAGLYLGTCWSEGEEGTCGVAAVLTARTPVTVHKRDHFRAAFIGLTCSAAPVFDPRGELLGVLDVSAVRSPDDRRSQHLIRQMVVQSAREIEQAFFMSSAQGYWVLRAHNSPGYVDSQPDYLLAWDDDGTLQALNPAARQWLLQSLGQLPEHIDQVFDQQLLHQARDESLCLLHDQGGRHALHGRLSAPRRVKRNPARRVLSAAELDPRLEESLRLAVRVKDRNLPVLIQGETGSGKEVFARQLHQASLRRERPFIAVNCAAIPENLIESELFGYVAGAFTGASNKGMRGLLEQADGGTLFLDEIGDMPLSLQTRLLRVLAEGEVAPLGASRSKAIDIQVVCASHRDLEARVTSGEFREDLYFRLSGARFQLPPLRERSDRLALINRILEEESSTCAMEMQLGSAALECLLGYRWPGNVRELRHVLRYACAVCETHLILLSDLPEQLLGHRLNDPASADTVEHCASPERQALIDALVRHRWKPTAAAKALGISRATLYRRVHQHDIDMPGRG is encoded by the coding sequence ATGCTTTCCGCACACTCGAAGGCGCACGTGGATTGCGTCAGCCGTGTTTTGAAGAACGCCGCGCACCTGCCGCAACTGCCTGTGTCGGATTTGATATTGGACTCCTGGCGTCGCTCCATGGAGCAACACCACCTGGACCCCGGATCATTACAAGGGCCACGGATCCTTTCGCAGAACGTGTTGCAGGAGTGTCGAGAACGCTCCGAACTGTTCCTGCGCATCGCCAGCGAAGAAGTCGCCCGCCTCCACGGGCGCGTGCGCGATGCCGACTACTGCGTGTTGCTCACCGACGCCCAGGGCCAGACCATCGACTACCGCGTGGAAACCTCCATCCGTAATGACTGCCGCAAAGCCGGTCTGTACCTGGGCACCTGCTGGTCAGAAGGCGAGGAAGGCACCTGTGGGGTGGCCGCGGTGCTGACCGCACGAACACCGGTCACGGTGCACAAGCGGGATCACTTCCGCGCGGCCTTTATCGGACTCACCTGCTCTGCCGCTCCGGTCTTCGACCCTCGGGGCGAACTGCTCGGGGTGCTCGATGTGTCCGCGGTGCGCTCTCCGGACGACCGTCGTTCGCAACACCTGATCCGGCAGATGGTGGTGCAGAGCGCACGGGAAATAGAACAAGCGTTTTTCATGAGCAGTGCCCAGGGTTACTGGGTGCTGCGGGCCCACAACAGCCCGGGCTATGTCGACAGCCAACCCGATTACCTGCTGGCCTGGGACGATGACGGAACACTGCAGGCGCTGAACCCCGCGGCGCGGCAGTGGCTGTTGCAAAGCCTTGGCCAGCTGCCGGAACACATCGACCAAGTGTTCGATCAGCAACTATTGCATCAGGCCAGGGACGAATCGCTCTGCCTGCTTCACGACCAAGGTGGCCGTCATGCCTTGCATGGACGACTCAGCGCGCCACGGCGGGTCAAACGCAACCCTGCGCGCCGGGTGCTGTCAGCGGCCGAACTCGACCCGCGACTGGAAGAAAGCCTGCGCCTTGCGGTGCGGGTCAAAGACCGCAATTTACCCGTGCTGATCCAGGGTGAAACCGGCTCTGGCAAGGAAGTCTTCGCCCGCCAGTTGCATCAGGCCAGTCTGCGCCGCGAGCGACCTTTTATTGCGGTGAACTGCGCAGCGATTCCCGAAAACCTGATCGAAAGCGAGCTGTTCGGTTATGTGGCCGGCGCTTTCACCGGTGCATCGAATAAAGGTATGCGAGGTCTGCTGGAACAGGCCGATGGCGGCACTCTTTTTCTCGATGAAATCGGCGATATGCCCCTGTCCCTGCAAACCCGGCTACTGCGGGTTTTGGCCGAGGGCGAAGTGGCGCCCCTGGGAGCGTCACGAAGCAAAGCGATAGACATTCAGGTCGTCTGCGCGAGCCACCGCGATCTGGAAGCACGGGTGACCTCTGGCGAGTTTCGCGAGGACCTGTACTTTCGCCTCAGTGGCGCGCGATTCCAATTGCCGCCGTTGCGCGAACGCAGTGATCGACTGGCCTTGATCAACCGGATACTCGAAGAAGAATCGTCGACCTGCGCAATGGAGATGCAACTGGGAAGCGCCGCACTGGAATGCCTGCTCGGTTATCGCTGGCCGGGAAATGTGCGCGAACTGCGGCACGTGCTGCGTTACGCCTGTGCGGTATGCGAGACCCATTTGATTCTGTTGAGTGACTTGCCTGAGCAACTGCTTGGCCATCGACTCAATGATCCGGCTTCAGCTGACACCGTGGAACACTGCGCCAGCCCGGAACGCCAGGCACTCATCGATGCCCTCGTGCGTCATCGCTGGAAACCCACCGCCGCGGCCAAGGCCTTGGGCATCTCTCGGGCCACGCTGTATCGACGGGTGCATCAACATGACATCGACATGCCTGGCAGGGGCTAA
- a CDS encoding peptidase U32 family protein, which translates to MSLPKHHLELLSPARDVAIAREAILHGADAVYIGGPSFGARHNACNEVSDIAQLVEFARRYHARVFTTINTILHDNELEPARKLIHQLYDAGVDALIVQDLGVMELDIPPIELHASTQTDIRTLARAKFLDQAGFSQLVLARELNLQEIRAIADETDAAIEFFIHGALCVAFSGQCNISHAQTGRSANRGDCSQACRLPYTLKDEKGGVIAYEKHLLSMKDNNQSANIRALVEAGVRSFKIEGRYKDMGYVKNITAWYRQRLDEVLEDRPDLARASSGRTAHFFLPDPEKTFHRGSTDYFVSDRKIDIGAFDTPTFTGLPVGVVEKVGKRDLLVVTHEPLSNGDGLNVLVKREVVGWRTNIAEPKGEFEEDGEKRYRYRVEPNEMPKGLHQLRPNHPLSRNLDHNWQQALLKTSAERRVGLAWVARLREDRLELTATSEEGVSASVALDGPFGLANKPEQALEQLHDLLGQLGTTQYHATAIELDAPQAYFIPNSQLKALRREVIEALTAARIEAHPRGGRKAETDPPPVYPESHLSFLANVYNQKARDFYHRHGVKLIDAAYEAHEETGEVPVMITKHCLRFSFNLCPKQAKGVTGVRTKVAPMQLVHGDEVLTLKFDCKPCEMHVIGKMKGHILDLPQPGSVQPVVGHISPEDLLKTIPRAPH; encoded by the coding sequence ATGTCCCTACCCAAACATCACCTGGAACTGCTCAGCCCCGCCCGCGACGTGGCCATTGCCCGCGAGGCCATCCTGCATGGCGCTGACGCCGTGTACATCGGGGGCCCGAGCTTCGGTGCCCGCCACAACGCCTGTAACGAGGTGAGCGATATCGCCCAATTGGTGGAATTCGCCCGTCGCTACCACGCCCGGGTCTTCACCACCATCAACACGATCCTGCACGACAACGAGCTGGAGCCGGCCCGCAAGCTGATCCACCAGTTGTACGACGCCGGCGTCGATGCGCTGATCGTCCAGGACCTGGGCGTGATGGAGCTGGACATCCCGCCGATCGAGCTGCACGCCAGCACCCAGACCGACATCCGCACCCTGGCGCGGGCGAAGTTCCTCGACCAGGCCGGCTTCTCCCAACTGGTACTGGCCCGCGAGCTGAACCTCCAGGAGATCCGCGCCATTGCCGACGAGACCGATGCGGCGATCGAATTCTTCATCCACGGCGCGCTGTGCGTGGCGTTCTCCGGCCAGTGCAACATCTCCCACGCGCAAACCGGCCGTAGCGCCAACCGTGGCGACTGCTCCCAGGCTTGCCGCCTGCCGTACACCCTCAAGGACGAAAAAGGTGGTGTGATCGCTTACGAAAAACACTTGCTGTCGATGAAGGACAACAACCAGAGCGCCAACATCCGCGCGCTGGTGGAAGCCGGCGTGCGCTCGTTCAAGATCGAGGGTCGCTATAAAGACATGGGCTATGTGAAGAACATCACCGCCTGGTATCGCCAGCGCCTGGACGAGGTTCTCGAAGACCGCCCAGACCTGGCCCGCGCGTCCAGCGGCCGCACCGCGCACTTCTTCCTGCCCGATCCGGAAAAGACCTTCCACCGCGGCAGCACCGACTACTTTGTCAGCGACCGCAAGATCGACATCGGCGCCTTCGACACACCCACCTTCACCGGCCTGCCGGTGGGCGTGGTGGAGAAAGTCGGCAAGCGCGATCTGCTGGTGGTCACCCACGAACCGCTGTCCAACGGCGACGGCCTCAATGTGCTGGTCAAGCGCGAGGTGGTGGGCTGGCGCACCAACATCGCCGAGCCAAAGGGCGAGTTCGAAGAGGACGGGGAAAAGCGCTACCGCTATCGTGTAGAGCCCAATGAGATGCCGAAGGGGTTGCACCAGCTGCGACCGAATCACCCGCTGAGCCGCAACCTCGACCACAACTGGCAGCAGGCGCTGCTCAAGACCTCCGCCGAGCGCCGGGTGGGTCTGGCATGGGTCGCTCGCCTGCGCGAGGATCGCCTGGAGCTGACCGCCACCAGCGAGGAAGGTGTCAGCGCCAGTGTCGCCCTGGACGGCCCGTTCGGCCTGGCCAACAAGCCGGAACAGGCCTTGGAGCAACTGCACGACCTGCTCGGCCAACTGGGCACCACTCAGTACCACGCCACAGCAATTGAGCTGGATGCACCCCAGGCGTATTTCATCCCCAACTCGCAGCTCAAGGCCTTGCGCCGCGAAGTCATCGAAGCGCTGACCGCGGCCCGCATCGAGGCTCACCCACGGGGTGGTCGCAAGGCCGAGACCGATCCACCACCGGTGTATCCGGAGTCGCACCTGTCGTTCCTGGCCAACGTCTACAACCAGAAAGCCCGCGACTTCTATCACCGTCACGGCGTCAAGCTGATCGACGCGGCCTATGAGGCTCATGAGGAGACCGGCGAGGTGCCGGTGATGATCACCAAGCACTGCCTGCGTTTCTCCTTTAACCTCTGCCCCAAACAGGCCAAGGGCGTCACCGGCGTGCGCACCAAAGTCGCGCCGATGCAACTGGTGCACGGTGACGAGGTGTTGACGCTGAAGTTCGACTGCAAGCCTTGCGAGATGCACGTGATCGGCAAGATGAAGGGACACATTCTTGACCTGCCGCAACCGGGCAGCGTGCAGCCGGTTGTCGGCCACATCAGCCCTGAAGACCTGCTCAAGACCATCCCTCGCGCGCCCCACTGA